In Candidatus Riesia pediculicola, the genomic stretch GAATCTAATTGGTTATCTGAAATAGGGATTTTTCATAAGTCGAGTGAAATTTGCGTTCAGAAAATTAAAGAATTTAAGGAAAAAGTTGTATCAAAGATCGCAAATAATCTATATAAGATGATGCGTAACAGAAAGATTAAGTTGGTAAATGGATTTGGAAAATTTATTAGTTCAAACTCTGTTTTAGTAGAAAACCCAGAGGAAAATTACGAGATTTTTTTTGAAAACGCGATCATTGCTACTGGATCTCGTCCAATTCAATTATCCAAAATTTTAGAAACAGAAAACCTAAATCGAAAAAATGTGTGGAGCTCAAATGAAGCATTGAATGTCCATGAAATACCAAGATCTATGTTAATCATAGGAGGTGGTATAATTGGACTAGAAATTGGAACCATATATCATTCTTTAGGATCGAAGATAGATATAGTAGAAGTTCAAAACCGTTTATTACCTATGGTAGAAGAAGAGATTTCTCAATTTTATACGAACACTATAAGAAAAAAATTCGATGTCATGCTCAAAACAAAGGTCTTAAAAATTTCAGAAAACTCAAAGAAAATGCTAGTAGTTATGAAAAACGAAAAAGATCAAGAAATAACTAGAGAATATGATAAGTTATTACTTTCAATTGGACGTACTCCAAACTCTGATTTAATAAATCTAAATCAAATCGGTATTTCAGTAGATTCAAAAGGTTTTATTGATGTAGATTCTCAAATGAAAACTAATTTATCCCATATATATGCAGTAGGAGACGTAGTTGGTCTTCCGATGTTAGCACATAAAGGAATGCAAGAAGGTCATATTGCTGCAGAGGTTATTCGAGGAATGAATCATTACTTCGATCCATATGTGATACCATCTATTGCTTATACTGATCCTGAAATAGCCTGGATTGGATTAACAGAAACGGAGGCAAAAGATCGTAATATTAACTTTGAGACATCTACAGTTCCTTGGAATGCTCTAGGAAGAGCGATTGCTTCAAATTGTACTAACGGAATGACAAAAATTATTTTTGATAAAGAAACTAAAAGGATTTTAGGGGGATCTATTATTGGAACAAATGGAGGAGAATTGTTGGGAGAAATTGGACTGGCTATAGAAATGGGTTGTAACGCAGAAGATCTTTCTCTAACTATTCATGCACATCCAACTCTTTATGAATCTATAGGAATGGCTTCGAAGATTTTTGAAGGAAGTATTACGGATTTACCAAATAAAAAATCTATTTTTTCAAGATACGAGATATAAAAATACGAAAGAGATTTTCCAATCAATTTTTTGTTTATGATAAAAGATCAAAAATATTCTAAACAATATTAATTTTATTTTCATTTTATAAAAATTAATTTCTTATAAATGACTTTAAACAACGTTCGGATTGAGTTGACTCATTTTAATCAAAATGTTTATGTACAAGTACAGATTTTTAAGAAATTTAGACCAATTTTGAATTTTATTAAACTACTAATGATCATAAGATCTTTTAAAAGATTTATTTAGATTTTGATGAATCAATAGAAAATCTGATAATATGAAGGTAATCATCACGGTTCTGTTTTATAACAAAATTTTTTTTAAAATGAATAAGACCTAACGATTTTTTAGAAAAATATGACTTGGAATGATTTTAAAAAAATGGCAGGGATGGCTGCATTAGAATATATCGAAAAAGATATGGTAATTGGAGTAGGAACTGGTTCCACTGTCTCTTATTTCATAGATGGTTTAAAAAGAAAAAAAAATATCATTCGTGGAGCAGTATCCAGTTCGACATCTTCTACTAACAAACTTAAAGAAATTGGTGTCTCTATAATTGATAGCAATGATGTAGATTACGTTGATATATATGTAGATGGTGTGGATGAATTTAATAATAATCTAATGATGATCAAAGGAGGAGGGGCGGCTCTCACAAGGGAAAAGGTCATAGCTGCAATGGCAAAAAAGTTTATTGCAATAGCAGATGAATCTAAAAAGGTTACCATTCTTGGAAAATCTTCACTTCCAGTAGAAGTGATTCCAATGGCAAAATCTTATGTGATTAGAGAACTGAAAAAACTGGGAGGTATTCCGAAGCATCGAAAGCACGTTATTACAGATAACGGAAATATTATTGTAGATGTATATCGATTAAAAATATTTAATCCAACTCATTTAGAAGATCAGATTAATTCCATAGCTGGAGTAATAACTGTTGGCTTATTCGCTAATAGACCGGCCGATATTGTTCTTCTTGCTACTCATCAAGGAATAAAAAGATTCTTTTGCGAAGATAATTAAATTCAACTGAGATTAATGAAAAATGATTAATTCAGGACATTTTTTAGATATCGTTAAAGAAATTTTTGAAAGACACCAAGTTTTTTAAGTCTTTGACGGGATCTATGTAAAGATTAAAAAAGATTCAAATGAGTTTTATTTCTAATTCGATATTTTAGAGTTCAAAAAAAATAAAAATTTTTTTAATTTATCTTTTTAAAATTTTTCAAAAAAGTTACGATCTGTGAAGTTACGGTTCAAATTTTTGATAGGTTGGTGATTTGCTTGATTTTTTAGAAGTTTTCTGTTTCATGAAAATGAATGTATCAAAATTGATAAAAAGTTAATGAAGATAGTTATTGTTGGAGGTGGATTAAGCGGAATTTCTTTAACCTTGTTTCTAAATAAGTTTTGTAAAGAAAGACTAGAGATCTCTCTGGTGGAGATGAACTATATAGAAAAATATTTTTCAAATCAAGATAGAACAATATTTTTAAATCACGATACAATACAAAAGTTTAAAAAAGCTAAACTTTTTTCTAGTTTTCAAGAGAATATTTATCCAATTCGAAAAATTCATATATCTAAAAAAGGATGCAGAAACCCACTTGAATTTTCTGCGAAAGATCATTTCTCATCTTCTATTTTTGGATGTACGATCTCTTTATCAAATATCAGAAGGAACTTGTTTCAAAAGATTCAATTAAATCTAAATGAATCAATCAAACTATATTGTCCAGACAAAGTAGATTCTATAGAATTTTATAAGAACTATGTTGAAGTTCAATTAAAAAGTGGAAAAGTATTATATTCAGAACTGTTAATTGTTTCTTGTCGAATTAATATCAATGAAGATAAAAGATTTATGGTAAAATGGTCCAAAATTTTTGAACAATATGTTGTTCTTTCCAAGTTTACCGTAGAAAAACCTTTCTGTGGATTATCAATAGAAAGATTCACAGAAAATGGATCCTTAGCTATTTTGCCAATTGGTAAAAAATTAGGAAGTTTAATTTGGTGTTATGACAAGAGAATAAAAAAAGATATGGAAAATCTTGACAAAATAGATTTTGTTAAAAGGGTAGAAGAAGAGATTCCTCTTTTTAATAAACTATTAGGAAAGATTAAAGATTTAGATGATAGAAAAATCTTTCCGATATATTTCTCAGTTCCTAATAAAATTGAAAGTCACAGATTAGTATTGATTGGAAGTGCTTCACAATCTTTACATCCCGTTGCAGGACAAGGGTTCAACTTGATTGTCAGAGATATTTATGAGTTTTCTAAAATTATTTATAAATCAATAAAAAAAGGAGAAGATATTGGAAGTTATAAAAATTTAAAAAGATATCAAGAAAAGAGAGAGTTAGATCGTTCAAACTTGATATATATTACTGAGTTTTTATCTAAAGTACATAATTTTTCATGTCGATCTTTTCTTTTCGATTCTTTATTAAAGGCGTTCTCCATTGCTCCAAATTTTTTGAAAAAAAGGTTAGTTCAAATTCTTTGCAAAGAATTTCGTATGATTTGAAGTTCTAGACCAGACTTTTTTAGATTTGTATGAAATGATACATTATTCCATTTTTGGAAAATTTTTTGAATTTTTAAATAATTTTAGATCTTATTTTTATTTAAAACAACCTTGCTTTTTATTAAACTTTAGAAAAAATATTTTAGTTTTTAAATTTTTGTGTTTCTTGAAATCTTTATTGAGTCAAAGTGGATTTCTCTCTTGGAAAGAGAAGGACATTAGTCTACCTTAGTCGTATAAAATTTAGTTTTTTCTACATTAATATCTTATGAGTTAATTTGACTTTAGAAATT encodes the following:
- the rpiA gene encoding ribose-5-phosphate isomerase RpiA; this translates as MTWNDFKKMAGMAALEYIEKDMVIGVGTGSTVSYFIDGLKRKKNIIRGAVSSSTSSTNKLKEIGVSIIDSNDVDYVDIYVDGVDEFNNNLMMIKGGGAALTREKVIAAMAKKFIAIADESKKVTILGKSSLPVEVIPMAKSYVIRELKKLGGIPKHRKHVITDNGNIIVDVYRLKIFNPTHLEDQINSIAGVITVGLFANRPADIVLLATHQGIKRFFCEDN
- the lpdA gene encoding dihydrolipoyl dehydrogenase, with amino-acid sequence MCYSKTKFTRNKKEYMKSKIKTQVIIIGSGPAGYSAAFRCADLGLKTVLVEQFNRIGGVCLNVGCIPSKSLLNISKIIQESNWLSEIGIFHKSSEICVQKIKEFKEKVVSKIANNLYKMMRNRKIKLVNGFGKFISSNSVLVENPEENYEIFFENAIIATGSRPIQLSKILETENLNRKNVWSSNEALNVHEIPRSMLIIGGGIIGLEIGTIYHSLGSKIDIVEVQNRLLPMVEEEISQFYTNTIRKKFDVMLKTKVLKISENSKKMLVVMKNEKDQEITREYDKLLLSIGRTPNSDLINLNQIGISVDSKGFIDVDSQMKTNLSHIYAVGDVVGLPMLAHKGMQEGHIAAEVIRGMNHYFDPYVIPSIAYTDPEIAWIGLTETEAKDRNINFETSTVPWNALGRAIASNCTNGMTKIIFDKETKRILGGSIIGTNGGELLGEIGLAIEMGCNAEDLSLTIHAHPTLYESIGMASKIFEGSITDLPNKKSIFSRYEI